The following are from one region of the Sorghum bicolor cultivar BTx623 chromosome 2, Sorghum_bicolor_NCBIv3, whole genome shotgun sequence genome:
- the LOC8064662 gene encoding uncharacterized protein LOC8064662 produces MARLAAVAVALAAIAAVAGAQETYYASVENHLPALGMKLACHAMGGFLTELSVVPRGRVPHGRAGRRVAEMLVERGKHGWVRCNWAYAGNYVAGITVLDSRWPEARRCQDPAGQGLCRVVFENDAVVLKTPDRGVRVIGDLPVKRCRRHWMLFSTGCTYPDHRYPYAGRRLGSAFEYFAV; encoded by the coding sequence ATGGCGCGCCTCgccgccgtggccgtggccTTGGCCGCCATCGCCGCGGTGGCCGGCGCCCAGGAGACGTACTACGCGTCCGTGGAGAACCACCTTCCTGCGCTGGGCATGAAGCTGGCGTGCCATGCGATGGGCGGGTTCCTGACGGAGCTCAGCGTGGTGCCGCGCGGGCGCGTGCCCCACGGCAGGGCCGGGCGGCGCGTCGCCGAGATGCTGGTGGAGCGCGGGAAGCACGGGTGGGTGCGCTGCAACTGGGCGTACGCGGGCAACTACGTCGCCGGGATCACGGTGCTGGACTCGCGGTGGCCCGAGGCACGGCGGTGCCAGGACCCCGCCGGCCAGGGCCTGTGCCGCGTCGTCTTCGAGAACGACGCCGTCGTCCTCAAGACGCCCGACCGCGGCGTGCGCGTCATCGGGGACCTCCCCGTCAAGCGCTGCCGCCGGCACTGGATGCTGTTCAGCACCGGGTGCACGTACCCCGACCACCGCTACCCCTACGCCGGCCGGCGACTCGGGAGCGCCTTCGAGTACTTCGCCGTCTGA